CGCGGCGTCGATGTTCGAGGACCTCGCCGATCTGTTCGAGCAGAGCGCGGCGGACGGAACTCCGATCCGCGAGATCTTCGGAGAAGACCCCGTGGAATTCGTCGAGGCGTTCATGCAGAGCTACTCCATGGGGAGCTACATCCGCCGGGAGCGAGAACGCTTCACCAGCGCCATCGCGCACGCCGCCGGCGAGAACACCGGGAAAGAAGACAGGACACTTTGATGACGACACAGCAAACCCCGGCGATCCACGTGCAGGGCCTGGAGAAGTCGTACAAGGAACTGCAGGTGCTGCGCGGCGTGGACTTCGACGTGGCGCGGGGCAGCATCTTCGCCCTGCTCGGCTCCAACGGGGCGGGCAAGACCACGGTCGTGAGAATCCTGTCCACGCTGCTCAAGGCCGACGCGGGGACGGCCGGTGTCAACGGCTTCGACGTCGCCACGCAACCGGCGAACGTGCGGGAGTCGATCAGTCTCACCGGGCAGTTCGCCGCCGTCGACGAGATCCTCAGCGGGCGGGAGAACCTCATGCTGGTCGCCCGGCTGCGGCACCTCAAGGATCCCGGCAAGATCGCCGATGACCTGCTGAGGCGTTTCTCGCTGACCGACGCCGGCGCGCGAAAGGCGTCCACGTATTCCGGCGGCATGCGCCGCCGCCTCGACATCGCGATGAGCCTCATCGGCGATCCGCCGGTCATCTTCCTCGACGAACCGACCACCGGGCTCGACCCCCAGGCGCGCCTCGAGGTGTGGCAGACCGTCAAGGACCTCGCCGACCAGGGGACGACGGTGCTG
This region of Streptosporangium sp. NBC_01495 genomic DNA includes:
- a CDS encoding DUF1048 domain-containing protein; its protein translation is MDTGSNQPKSRARQYLEVVTGPLEDKRRWRQYKARVKALPENYRTAVEALERYLMHFGPGDGADAASMFEDLADLFEQSAADGTPIREIFGEDPVEFVEAFMQSYSMGSYIRRERERFTSAIAHAAGENTGKEDRTL
- a CDS encoding ABC transporter ATP-binding protein, giving the protein MTTQQTPAIHVQGLEKSYKELQVLRGVDFDVARGSIFALLGSNGAGKTTVVRILSTLLKADAGTAGVNGFDVATQPANVRESISLTGQFAAVDEILSGRENLMLVARLRHLKDPGKIADDLLRRFSLTDAGARKASTYSGGMRRRLDIAMSLIGDPPVIFLDEPTTGLDPQARLEVWQTVKDLADQGTTVLLTTQYLDEAEQLADRIAILHQGRIIVNGTLAELKQLLPPAKVEYVEKQPTLEDVFLTLVGTKA